The Humulus lupulus chromosome 3, drHumLupu1.1, whole genome shotgun sequence genome window below encodes:
- the LOC133824784 gene encoding F-box protein SKIP24, whose translation MPSSALPDELWRRILELGVHSRDLTFKDLCCLSITSVRFRRLSSDDDLWSHLLSSDFSVDRCRSPLLSSKSLYKCRFERDREKKLAAQRRALLRKESQIAEHLERVKELASRLAEEQDRMRATLAELSSLSKIRQASVALNVWQPEVVRGRHKQIVEQNVVPVESRVRAMEMELKLCRQQICGFERAYKEEKQRFDIARKELKSLKYHPFGLNESTSGVKGESEANIRRNKRRRCSKDQDTGKS comes from the exons ATGCCGTCGTCGGCTCTACCAGACGAGCTATGGAGGCGAATTCTAGAACTTGGTGTTCACAGTCGCGATTTGACCTTCAAAGATCTCTGTTGCCTTTCAATCACCTCCGTACGCTTTCGCCGATTATCTTCCGACGACGATCTCTGGTCCCATCTTCTCTCCTCTGATTTCTCGGTCGACCGTTGCCGTTCGCCATTGCTCTCCTCCAAGTCATTGTACAAGTGCAG GTTTGAGAGGGACAGAGAGAAGAAGTTAGCGGCTCAGAGGAGGGCATTGCTAAGAAAAGAGAGCCAAATTGCTGAACATTTGGAAAGAGTTAAGGAGTTGGCGAGTCGTTTGGCGGAGGAGCAAGATAGGATGAGAGCAACTCTTGCTGAGTTATCGAGTTTGAGCAAAATTAG GCAAGCATCGGTGGCTTTGAATGTGTGGCAGCCAGAAGTGGTTCGTGGAAGGCACAAGCAGATAGTGGAGCAGAATGTTGTGCCAGTTGAGTCTCGAGTTCGTGCCATGGAGATGGAGCTCAAGCTTTGCAGGCAACAGATTTGTGGTTTCGAAAGAGCTTAT AAGGAAGAGAAGCAGAGGTTTGATATTGCAAGAAAAGAGTTGAAGTCATTAAAGTATCATCCTTTTGGGCTTAATGAATCAACAAGTGGGGTGAAAGGTGAATCTGAGGCTAATATCAGGAGAAACAAACGGAGAAGATGCAGTAAGG ATCAGGATACAGGAAAATCATAG